The Salvelinus fontinalis isolate EN_2023a chromosome 9, ASM2944872v1, whole genome shotgun sequence sequence tacttaccgtggagagcgggagtacgggcagacaccgtgttacgcagtagagcgcacggtgtctcctgtacgcgtgcatagcccggttcggtacatttcagctccacgtatcggccgggctagactgagcgttgagccgtatgtcatgaagccggcccaacgcatctggtcaccagtgcgtctcctcgggccggcgtacatggcaccagccttacgcatggtgtccccggttcgcctacataggccggtgcgggtcattccacctccccgcactggtcaggcgacggggagcatacaaccaggtaaggttgggcaggctcggcgttcaagggagcctgtacgcctgcacggtccggtatttccggcgccacctccccgccccaatccagtaccaccagtgcctcctccacgcactagctatatggtgcgtgtctccagccctttaccaccagtgtctaaaccacgtaccaagcctcctgtgtgtccccagagtcctgtgcgtcctgttgctgctccccgcactagccctgagatgcgtgtccccagcccggtgccaccagtcccggcaccacgcaccaggcctacagtgcgcctcagccggcaggagtctgccgtctgcacagcgttgactgaactgctcgtctccccagcgccatctgagccatccgtctccccagcgccatctgagccatccgtctccccagcgccatctgagccatccgtctgcaatgagcctgcaaagccgcccgtctgccatgagcctgcaaagccgcccgtctgccatgagcccactgagccgtccgccagacaggagccgctagagccgccagccagacaggagccgctagagccgtccgtcagacaggatctgccagagccgccaaccagacaggatctgccagagccgccaaccagacaggatctgccagagccgccaaccagacaggagcagccagatcagtcagccagccatgagcagccagatccgtcagctagccatgagcagccagatccgtcagctagccatgagcagccagatccgtcagctagccatgagcagccagatccgtcagctagccatgagcagccagatccgtcagctagccttgagcagccagatccgtcagctagccatgagcagccagatccgtcagctagccatgagcagccagatccgtcagctagccatgagcagccagatccgtcagctagccatgagcagccagatccgtcagctagccatgagcagccagatccgtcagctagccatgagcagccagatccgtcagctagccatgagcagccagatccgtcagctagccatgagcagccagatccgtcagctagccatgagcagccagatccgtcagctagccatgagcagccagatccgtcagccagccatgagcagccagatccgtcagccagccatgagcagccagatccgttagccagccatgagcagccagatccgttagccagccatgagcagccagatctgtcagccagccatgggccgtccctcagtccggagctgcagtccctcagtccggagctgcagtccctcagtccggagctgccattcatcagtccggagctgccccttaccctggagctgccccttaccctggtgctgccccttaccctggtgctgccccttaccctggtgctgccccttaccctggtgctgccccttaccctggtactgccccttaccctggtactgcccctgatcctggtactgccccttaccctggtactggaccttagtccggagctgtcccttagtccggaactgccccttaatacaatggggttaatgtggaggggggtcgtttggaggaagcctaggaggtggttaggtactgtggtgacgtggggaccgcgaccagagccggagccgccaccgtggagggaagcccacccagaccctcccctagactgtgtatggtgcgcccggagttcgcgcctcaaggggggggttatgtcacgccctggccttagtattctttgttttcttgattattttagttaggtcagggtgtgacatggggaatgtttttgttttgttggttttgggtgttttttatggtataggggttgttgtataatatatgggtttgtgtggagtacaggtgtatagtgttgtctatgtatgtttagttgtctaggagagtctatggttgcctgaatgagttcccaattagagacagctgatttcggttgtctctgattgggagccttatttagggtagccataggctctcattggttgtgggtaattgtctatgtaagaacgtttgtagcctgtttgtatgtgcacaacgtttgtagcttcacggtcgttttgttgttttcttgttttgtcaaagtgtttttgtgtcgtgttcatcttcgtggtataataaaagaagatggcttattttccaactgctgcgttttggtccgtaaatcccccacacgatcgtgacactcagttcctgcagctgaaaaacatccctacagcatgatgctgccaccaccatgtttcaccgtagggatggtgccaggtttccttgagatgtgatgcttggcattcaggccaaagagttcaatcttggtttcatcagaccagagaatcttgtttctcatggtctgagagtcctttaggttccttttggcaaacttcaaccgggctgtcacgtgccttttactgaggagtagcttctgtctggtcactctaccataaaggcctgattggtggagtgctgcagagatggtaatccttctgaaaggttttcctatctccacagaggaactttggagctctgtcagagtgaccatcaggttcttggtcacctccctgaccaatgcccttctcccctgattgctcaatttggccgggcggtcagctcttggaagagtcttggtggttccaaacttcttcatttaagaatgatggaggccaccgtgttTTGGGGGACCttgaatgctgcagacattttttggtacctttccccagatctatgcctcaacacaatcctgtctaggagctctacagacaatttcttcTACCTCATTGtttgggttttgctctgacatgcactgccaatcaattgaaggatgatcaatggaaacaggatgcacctgagctcaatttcgagtctcatagcaaagggtctgagtgcttatgtaaataaggtatttctgtatttaaatgtttaattcattttcaaacatttctaaaaatcagttttcactttgtcattatggggtattgtgtgtagattgaggggggaaaagtattaatcaattttagaataaggccgtaacattacaaaatgtgtaaaaagtaaaggggtctgaatactttccaaatgcactgtataatatATTCCTCTCTGTGCCATAGTATCACAGCGAATCTGTTCGTTTCCTGGTAAAAACTGCAGACATGCTTTTCACTATACCCTTGATTCCAGCTGGCCTCTTAATGGATGACTTGGACGCCCGTATCCTGTGTATTAGTCCGTGAAACACCATGAGGAAACTGTGGTAGTTCTCAGCAGCTGTAACCTCATAGAACTGGCAGGCTGTGGTGAGGGCTAGCAGTCTGCCCTCCTCACTGAGGACCGTCCGTCTGTGATTCAGGTCCTTCTTGTTGCCCACGATCACTATGGGCACCTTGTCCATGCCCAGGTAGTCCTTGGTGGCCTTGATGGACTGGATCAGCTTGGTGACAGCGTTGAAGCTGGCCCTGTCACAGATGCTGTAGACCAGGACAAAACCGTCTGCCCACTGGACTCTCTTCTCATATAGGGAGGTCTCCCTGGACAGGTCCTGGAAAAGGTTAAAATAATATATACAATTGATATAGGCTTGCTTGTATCAAAAAATGATCGATTTTGTATTTGGGAAAGGACCAGTCGTGGGATAAGTTAGTCCATGTAAGCCCTATCTCTCTGGGCTGATAGAGATGGTGTCCAGTCACTGTGGCCCTGCAGGGTGCTAGTaaaatgcagtggtgtaaagtacttaagtaaaaatactttaacctgtctaggatgagggtgccgctagcggcactccccccccacccccactgaaaaggcagagccgcgaaattcaaaaaaaatattttttttaaatatttaactttcacacattaaagtccaatacagctaatgaaagacacagatcttgtgaatccagccaacatgtccgattttttaaatgttttacagggaagacacaatatgtaaagatgtaaatctattagctaaaaacacattagcataatccaccatcttttctttgtccaccaacaacagtagctatcactaattcggctaaactaagatatttatagcccctaaccaagaaaaaaactcatcagatgacagtctgataacatatttatggtatgggataggttttgttagaaaaatgtgcatatttcaggtagatggcataggttacaattgcacccaccgtcacaaatggactagaataactacatagagcaatgtgtttacctacttactaatcatcaaacatttcgtaaaaatacacagcatacactaatcgaaagacacagatcctgtgaatacagacaatatttcagattttctaagtgtcttacagcgaaaacacaataaatcgttatattagcatagcacatgtgcaaacattaccccagcattaattctaggcaaagtgagcgataacgtaaacatcgccaaaatatattatttttttcactaaccttctcagaattcttcagatgacacccctgtaacatcacattacaacatgcatatacagtttgttcgaaaatgtgcatatttagccaccaaaatcatggttagacaatggggaaagtagcccagctggtgagaaaatgtccgtgcgccatattagacagtgatctactcgtatacataaatactcataaacgtgactaaaaaatatagggtggacagcgattgatagacaatttaattcttaatacaatcgcggaattacattttttaaattatccttacttttcaatacagtttgcgccaagcgaagctacgtcaaaaaacatggcgtcctaagccactaacatttttcgacagaaacacgatttatcataataaaaatttcctactttgagctgttcttccatcagtatcttgggcaaaggatcctttcttgggtctaatcgtcttttggtggaaagctgtcctcttgccatgtggaaatgccaactgcgttcagcatgaactggaagcgtgcccagcgattcacagcgtttcagaaataaatgtcccaaaatcgcactaaacggatataaattgctataaaacgctttaaattaactaccttatgatgtttttaactcctataacgagtcttaacatgaccggagaaagattactcccaacactaatgcttggaacaggtgcgggtcggtgtcctccaggcgcatgacgcagctccaaagagtgactagctacagggttttttaatttatagtgcctgtgaacgcgcaatcgaccccaatcaaatcgtcatcacgtaaaggcatccaggggaagacgtaagcagtgtccgtatactcataggaataacattggctttaaaactgactccagaacagtggccaaaatttctgaaatctgactccatgtcagggaaattgctgtagaatgggttctgttccacttagagacaaaatttaaactcctatagaaactatagactgttttctatccaataataataatatgcatattgtacgatcaataattttgtaggaagccgtttcaaaaattacacgattaccataaatagtgacaacagcgcccccagcctcaacaggttaaagtactacttaagtcgttttttggggtatctgtactttactatttatatatttttttacttttacttcactacattcctaaagaaaataatctcctttttactccatacattttccctgacacccaaaagtgttttgaatgcttagcaggacaggaaaatggtccaattcgtgcacttatcaagagaacatccttggtcatctctactgcctctgatctggcagactcactaaacacagatgctttgtttgtaaataaaTGAAGTCtaagtgttggagcgtgcccctggctatcgattaaataaataaaattacttGTGCCATCTGGTTCTTGTGCCATTGTGGCATCTGGTTCTTAATATAAGTGTTttgaattatttatacttttacttttgacacttaagtatatttttgcaatttcattttttttatacttCGGTACTGTATATTCATAACCAAATACttctagacttttactcaagtagtattttactaggtgactttcctttttacttgagtaatttt is a genomic window containing:
- the LOC129862468 gene encoding ras-related and estrogen-regulated growth inhibitor-like protein yields the protein MTGLNALKVDANVVVLGTDRVGKSALTVRFLTRRFIGEYGDIESIYSHNVIMDGRDITFNIWDSPYCQDLSRETSLYEKRVQWADGFVLVYSICDRASFNAVTKLIQSIKATKDYLGMDKVPIVIVGNKKDLNHRRTVLSEEGRLLALTTACQFYEVTAAENYHSFLMVFHGLIHRIRASKSSIKRPAGIKGIVKSMSAVFTRKRTDSL